In a genomic window of Acidobacteriota bacterium:
- a CDS encoding FtsX-like permease family protein codes for MTGSAVAPLARIAWRNVRKHWRHSLGALLSIVVGFVSIGLFEGYLADLEDIQAEWYVKRSMLGSVIVERRGAFEAAGREEPFRYSLDLDDQRLIDEFLQERAGDVEARVRFLIASGLASTGPTGVVFAGWGYDVEDAARLRGEWSWNTSGGRPLHQAGPESVITGNGLGSLLDCTPPPAEQALGADGRPVPEVRSFTCRTARVQLTSTTESGQLNAIEPEIVGFFDAGLKELDGRFLHLPLPLAQRLLDTDRVTYYSVRLRDPSRAQAFAREIERAAAARGLDLVAVPWYAHQMADLYRKGMTVLGLYRTFVVIIVVTIAGMAVLTTMLKSVNERIREIGTLRSLGFRRRHIVWLFTFEAALLAAVASAAGFVVTFLVSRAVAVAGISYKAGLAAQAIPFTVSLVPSALVFALVFLSAVAVLAAFLPARRAARLRIPDALGHAG; via the coding sequence CGCCTGGCGCAACGTGCGCAAGCACTGGCGGCACAGCCTCGGCGCGCTGCTCTCGATAGTCGTCGGCTTCGTGTCGATTGGGCTGTTCGAGGGTTACCTGGCCGACCTCGAGGACATCCAGGCGGAGTGGTACGTCAAGCGCAGCATGCTCGGGAGCGTCATCGTCGAGCGGCGAGGTGCGTTCGAGGCCGCGGGGCGCGAGGAGCCCTTCCGTTACTCGCTCGACCTCGACGACCAGCGGCTCATCGATGAATTTCTCCAGGAGCGCGCCGGCGACGTCGAGGCCCGCGTGCGTTTCCTCATCGCAAGCGGTCTGGCGAGCACCGGGCCGACCGGCGTCGTCTTCGCCGGGTGGGGCTACGACGTCGAGGATGCCGCGCGGCTGCGCGGTGAGTGGTCCTGGAACACAAGCGGCGGACGGCCGCTGCACCAGGCCGGCCCGGAGAGCGTCATCACGGGCAATGGTCTCGGCTCGTTGCTCGACTGTACCCCGCCGCCAGCCGAACAGGCACTCGGTGCCGATGGCCGGCCCGTGCCCGAAGTGCGCTCGTTCACCTGTCGAACGGCGCGCGTCCAGCTGACGTCGACGACGGAGTCGGGACAGCTCAACGCGATCGAACCGGAGATCGTGGGCTTCTTCGACGCGGGGCTCAAAGAGCTCGACGGACGGTTCCTGCACCTGCCCCTGCCGCTCGCCCAGCGCCTGCTCGACACCGACCGCGTCACCTACTACTCGGTGCGACTGCGCGACCCTTCGCGAGCCCAGGCGTTCGCGCGCGAGATCGAACGGGCGGCCGCCGCCCGCGGACTCGACCTCGTCGCCGTGCCGTGGTATGCGCATCAGATGGCCGACCTCTACCGCAAGGGCATGACCGTGCTCGGCCTCTATCGGACCTTCGTCGTGATCATCGTCGTGACGATTGCCGGCATGGCGGTGCTGACGACGATGCTGAAGTCGGTGAACGAGCGGATTCGCGAGATCGGCACCTTGCGCAGCCTGGGGTTCCGCCGGCGGCACATCGTCTGGCTCTTCACGTTCGAGGCCGCGCTGCTGGCGGCCGTCGCCTCGGCGGCCGGGTTCGTGGTCACCTTCCTCGTGTCGCGCGCGGTCGCCGTCGCCGGCATCAGCTACAAGGCCGGGCTGGCCGCCCAGGCGATCCCCTTCACGGTGAGCCTCGTGCCGTCGGCGCTGGTCTTCGCGCTCGTGTTCCTGTCGGCCGTGGCCGTGCTGGCGGCGTTCCTGCCGGCCCGGCGCGCGGCGCGGCTGCGGATTCCCGACGCGCTAGGTCACGCCGGCTGA